attagataaatttgatactttttataaaattttaactttttttaatgtgttgaaaaataaattaaattcatactGCAGCAACGTCGAAGCACCATCGATCCGAATTTTCTAGATTCTTTTTGGTTATCTCGTAAGATCGAGAATCGACATTGATAGGACAACTGGCGTCCGTGTCCAAAAATTCATGCCATATCTCGTCGACTTTTATCTGGACGTCTTTCTGTGGTAAAGTTTTCAATTCCTGAACGGTTTCCCAAAATCTGCACATGCAAAATCAACTCGTAGGGCAAAAGTTTGTCCCAGTGACACAATGCCGCCAAGCGGTAAAAATGAGACAAattctttgttttattaaaaaatgagatcAAATATCCAATATATGCATAGATAAATACGCgtgtaaaatagaataatataacaataagatttgtgaaatttattatacatacttGAGATTTTCGCCGCTAAATTCCTTATCTAAAAAGCGTATAAATTGCTCTCTACCAACAGGATCCTGCAAGAGTTCTTGAAGACTAAATGCCCACCTCTTGACTCTTCTTACGGATATTTCTTTCCTACACATCAAATATCCGTAAAATACACATAGCACCGTTTTGTTGAAATTTGCTGAATATCGTGTAAATTTTTGTCTCAGTGTCGCTATAATATACATACGCTAATTTTTCCTGCTCCCACATTTCCGGGTTGTCGGTTATCCATGGATTTGTAAGCTCGGGTTGGGTGAAAAAGGGATCGTATTCCATATACTGCTCGAAGTATCCAATCAATCTGAAAATATAGCATATTGATTAGCTTATACACATTTAATagtctaaataaatatattatattgaacaCAGTTAAATTGAAACGGGCACTTTTACTCTCGTTCTTTGACGGGCACAATAGAGTTAAATCTcaaataactttaataaacgttaataGAAAAGTGCCGAGATACATTCTTTGCTTCGCTTCGTTAAAACAGAATTCTATTGACATACGCTTCGGCTACTTTCGAGACTTTGATGACGGGCTTATCCAATCTTTCTTTCAGGGTCTCGATCTCTTTCTGCAAAAATTCTATCGATGAGGTCGCATTCGATTCCATAGATGGCGATATTCTGCCACCCGCGACCCCCAGATGCAAATGCTTACTTGGTTGTACAGACTTGTAGCTGCGGCAAGCCTTCTTAATGTCCAATTCCGTAGTGTTCACGCATCCGGGCTGAAATttaatgtatacataataataaaaaatccacACTAAATTTAAGGATTTATTGCagcagatttttatttttttttaataaaaatttttgattatttgttattcaagAATTGTGTCTCGgcatttagtaaaaaaaaaataaatgcaagagtATTAGTCTCTTGtgtattctaatataaaaagttaccATTGGCCGATGTACATCCCAGAAGGCTCTCTCCTGACTATCCAAAACTTTTCTTTCCaatttatctcttttcttGTCTACTTTGCTTTGCGCTTCCGcctgcataaaaataaattcccaTTTTCGCGAAAACATCTTTTGCAATCTAGCCAAGTTCTCCGCCTCGTAGTCCGCCAATTCCAATCGCGTTTTGTTCTGCATCGTCCTTTTGCATAAATAGACAGCTGTAACATTTAATGTAGTACGCACCAACGGATGTATCGTAATACAGCTatcaaagtaataaatataaaaatataaatcattctttataaaaagttaataagttaaagtcttttttaatcaattctgtttaaataaaactaacaAGAAGTAATTTaagaacaatttttacatttgcaatttatacaaattacacAAAtggcaatattaatattttttttgtaccaTAATCGGTGTTCTCAGGTTCCCAACAGTTTGATGGCCAAAAGTAGGGCGTTTGAAACCTGTAGAATGTGTTGTCATTTTTTACGGTAAGGCAGTGGTCGTCGAtaggaaaaaaatatccatGGGATGCCATAAGATGAGCCACATGAAGAGCCtctgaaaaatcaatatacatgttatattatttatcatattaattaatagattattaaataaataggtTTTTAcaataagaattaatatattgtacatcaAAAATTAGTCTTACCTTGATCATCTATGTCCATGCTTTTCATCATCCATGCTATAAGATCTGTgcctgaaaaaataaatcgaatataattattaatcgtgaatttttaattgagatTTTATTATGCGACATAgaagttaaatattatttaaaaaattaacatatatataaaaatattttttttttgtgttaaaaGAAAAGCTGTTTCTGTACCTGTAAAAACAGACGGCGTCTTCGTCATGAAAGTCTTGACTGTTTTTACAGGAACACCAGTAAATTCGTCCAACATCTTTTCCACGATCGATTccatctaaaaaaaaatagagtacaattattttaaataacacaaatatctaaaaattaaaagtaatagtATTGAAGAGAAATTTCTCCAAATCCTTTTTGCATGCCAATGTTAAATCTCTTGAATTTGTTTTCTGGTGTATGTTGCACACACTTcattatttatagtttttttatttgcaatattaccTTTTTATAGACAAGGTAATTAGGAGTGTCTTCGGCGCAGGAGGCAGTGACGTTGTACGTGGGAGTGTTGGGCGATAAATCGGGAGACTCGCTCGTACGATTATCCTCGTTCTTTTTATCCGCTTCTTCGGTAGGCTCGGATGCCTTTTTGCTACTGCTGCTGCTATTTTTTTCCGCTGGTTTTCGGCGGCAAGCCGATTTTTCGGAGTTCATAGTTACCATATCCACTCTACGAGATACAACGCTCCTgcacaattaaatatagtgTTGCAATAAACGCAAACagattaaacatataattatgtataagtcGTAATCAATTaagtttttcttattaaattatttttcaataa
This window of the Linepithema humile isolate Giens D197 chromosome 1, Lhum_UNIL_v1.0, whole genome shotgun sequence genome carries:
- the RSG7 gene encoding regulator of G-protein signaling 6 codes for the protein MVTMNSEKSACRRKPAEKNSSSSSKKASEPTEEADKKNEDNRTSESPDLSPNTPTYNVTASCAEDTPNYLVYKKMESIVEKMLDEFTGVPVKTVKTFMTKTPSVFTGTDLIAWMMKSMDIDDQEALHVAHLMASHGYFFPIDDHCLTVKNDNTFYRFQTPYFWPSNCWEPENTDYAVYLCKRTMQNKTRLELADYEAENLARLQKMFSRKWEFIFMQAEAQSKVDKKRDKLERKVLDSQERAFWDVHRPMPGCVNTTELDIKKACRSYKSVQPSKHLHLGVAGGRISPSMESNATSSIEFLQKEIETLKERLDKPVIKVSKVAEALIGYFEQYMEYDPFFTQPELTNPWITDNPEMWEQEKLAKEISVRRVKRWAFSLQELLQDPVGREQFIRFLDKEFSGENLKFWETVQELKTLPQKDVQIKVDEIWHEFLDTDASCPINVDSRSYEITKKNLENSDRWCFDVAAAHVYHLMKSDSYSRYLRSEMYKDFLNGSKKKTSVKGIRSIVSFTSVRRDTTTS